One Coccinella septempunctata chromosome 8, icCocSept1.1, whole genome shotgun sequence genomic window carries:
- the LOC123319010 gene encoding uncharacterized protein CG5098-like: protein MQIAAIFLVISCTISFGLSQGHRGSFPPRGPPRPPPYPGFVKKWQHLQKMHLRGPPPQMRPRPIPMHSLPQKSKKPFPPNSLNRYFQSTPSIRPFWNSPPTTYRPPTEQSLYVQPTEKYSFVHPKQKTTSSIQKEYDFHIQTNQIPSGISSTLLNPIQQVGEKGPIHTIPAPNLSPADRPANIEHVRPQAPVQQYIYEPEQQFQHEYHVTEASEPVKYFRNQQQPLKNVQYYTQNIPGPAPTAQTPQQSSNHNEIQFKSQNTGAQSQENQNKYYKVVQNVQHSNRDSDDIPHHQFLQNIPDLELLLSENSQKTKDQNTQQGSQHQQLLVSEVTHQQQPQQGEYNIHPLFTADQSFVKEFQRLQGQEKPVTLDLNPEFQSFNYNEQDYQKQLSKSSLVSAGYNLDYEPEASEIVGQTISRSTNAEQSKDNFDSNDDDTNDVEQHSTSNAESSLTEEMDEPGGYYSSLPNKEVADALASLQAAGKINSNLMKLSNRGSNRDKAIEIFVAEVSDDSKPEDSYQQDYEQLGNDEEEASDIVNASFGAKIKPKRN, encoded by the exons ATGCAG ATTGCTGCAATATTTCTGGTTATTTCCTGCACAATCTCCTTCGGATTATCCCAAGGACATAGAGGCAGTTTTCCACCAAGAGGCCCTCCAAGACCACCTCCATATCCAGGATTCGTCAAGAAATGGCAACACCTCCAAAAAATGCACTTGAGAGGACCTCCGCCACAGATGAGACCACGTCCAATACCCATGCATTCTCTGCCTCAAAAGTCCAAGAAACCATTCCCTCCAAACTCCCTGAATAGATATTTTCAATCAACTCCCTCCATTAGACCCTTCTGGAACTCTCCACCAACAACATACAGACCACCAACAGAGCAATCCCTCTATGTTCAACcaacagaaaaatattcatttgtgCATCCAAAACAAAAAACGACCTCTTCCATACAGAAGGAGTACGATTTTCACATTCAAACCAATCAGATTCCATCGGGTATTTCCAGCACCCTCCTGAACCCAATACAACAAGTCGGTGAAAAGGGTCCAATACACACCATCCCTGCTCCTAATCTGAGTCCAGCTGACAGACCAGCCAACATAGAGCATGTGAGACCTCAAGCTCCAGTACAGCAGTATATTTACGAACCTGAGCAGCAGTTCCAACACGAGTACCACGTGACCGAAGCTAGTGAACCAGTGAAGTACTTCAGAAATCAACAACAGCCCCTGAAAAACGTACAATATTATACCCAAAACATCCCTGGGCCAGCTCCAACGGCGCAAACACCCCAACAATCTAGCAACCACAACGAAATTCAGTTCAAATCACAAAACACCGGTGCTCAATCACAAGAAAACCAAAACAAGTACTACAAAGTTGTTCAAAATGTACAACATTCGAACAGGGATTCTGATGATATCCCACATCATCAGTTCCTACAGAATATACCGGACCTTGAGCTCCTCCTATCAGAAAATAGCCAGAAAACTAAGGATCAAAATACCCAGCAGGGCAGTCAACACCAACAGCTATTGGTTTCGGAGGTAACCCACCAACAGCAACCACAGCAAGGGGAGTATAACATACATCCCTTGTTCACAGCCGATCAAAGTTTCGTGAAGGAGTTCCAACGTCTACAAGGTCAAGAGAAACCAGTCACCCTTGATCTGAACCCCGAATTCCAATCCTTCAATTACAACGAGCAAGACTACCAGAAGCAGCTGTCAAAATCGTCGTTGGTATCCGCAGGGTACAATTTGGATTACGAACCTGAAGCCTCAGAAATCGTTGGTCAAACGATATCCCGATCGACAAATGCTGAGCAGTCAAAGGACAACTTTGATTCCAACGATGATGACACAAATGATGTCGAACAACACTCAACTTCGAATGCAGAATCGTCATTGACAGAGGAAATGGATGAACCTGGAGGGTACTACTCATCCCTTCCTAACAAAGAGGTAGCCGATGCTTTGGCTTCTCTACAAGCAGCTGGAAAGATCAATAGCAATTTGATGAAATTATCGAATAGGGGATCTAATAGAGATAAAGCAATAGAAATATTTGTAGCTGAGGTTTCAGATGATTCCAAGCCTGAAGACTCGTATCAACAAGACTATGAACAGTTAGGAAATGATGAGGAAGAAGCTTCCGACATCGTGAATGCTTCATTTGGCGCTAAGATAAAACCAAAAAGGAACTGA
- the LOC123319066 gene encoding uncharacterized protein LOC123319066, whose product MKLNIPKCMESFLLRGYKEFRSNEDHLTIKEEQTLVARLVCGLQVQLFGMSEYKAFGDYKTFRSELKYRCLIFFPMAVCFYIVFSYGLLNFIIIEIEDDAMKIQVLAGLFSAVDKVAPLFLWMSYVVQSKNMFDLVQRYVMSGREMSLDMREFYRKLTLRLNFIQKTVQINTAGGFVYHYFHKSFCFHSDPRFVCRTFTPLWFPFATNFFPAREVICIFITCTISYLSLFLIYPTLNSYVIAELLDYKVKHLIKLIQETSLNRARDIQNIRASFKRIVDYHQEIQECFVLAREIIGVTSIPIVLGAAPFIAALSTSFLLDPNYAHMDELLTIFVLVYLWCDSSQKITDLGGILAEEVYAMDWYEMDVKLKSDFVLFLHKVQQPVEMKSLFFILNKPLLLSLGRSMYSVLMLILNKN is encoded by the exons ATGAAACTGAATATACCAAAGTGTATGGAGTCCTTTCTATTGAGAG gttatAAGGAGTTTCGGAGCAACGAAGACCATTTAACAATAAAAGAAGAGCAGACCCTAGTGGCTAGATTGGTATGTGGACTTCAAGTTCAGCTGTTTGGTATGTCCGAATATAAGGCTTTCGGGGATTACAAAACATTTCGATCTGAGCTGaaatatcgctgcttgatattTTTTCCTATGGCTGTTTGTTTctatattgttttttcttatggactTCTGAATTTTATAATCATTGAAATCGAAG ATGATGCAATGAAGATTCAAGTTCTAGCAGGACTATTCAGTGCTGTCGATAAGGTGGCACCGTTGTTTCTCTGGATGTCGTATGTAGTGCAATCCAAAAATATGTTTGACCTTGTTCAGCGCTACGTCATGTCTGGCAGGGAAATGTCTTTGGATATGAGAGAATTCTACAGGAAATTAACTCTGAGGCTGAATTTCATACAAAAAACAGTTCAGATCAACACTGCTGGCGGTTTTGTGTACCACTACTTTCATAAATCTTTTTGTTTCCATAGCGATCCAAGGTTTGTCTGCAGAACGTTTACACCTTTATGGTTTCCTTTTGCTACAAACTTTTTTCCAg CAAGGGAAGTGATTTGTATTTTTATCACGTGTACTATCTCCTATTTGAGCTTATTCCTGATCTATCCAACGCTGAATTCCTATGTTATTGCTGAATTATTGGATTACAAAGTGAAACACTTGATAAAATTAATACAAGAAACTTCTTTGAACCGTGCTCGGGATATCCAAAATATACGAGCCAGCTTCAAACGGATTGTGGACTATCATCAAGAGATTCAGGA ATGCTTCGTTTTGGCTAGAGAAATTATTGGGGTTACATCTATTCCTATTGTGCTTGGTGCTGCCCCATTCATTGCTGCTCTATCAACATCTTTCCTCTTG GATCCAAACTATGCACACATGGATGAACTATTGACAATCTTTGTTCTTGTTTATCTATGGTGTGATTCCTCACAGAAAATAACAGATTTG GGTGGAATACTTGCTGAGGAAGTTTATGCAATGGATTGGTATGAGATGGACGTAAAATTGAAgagtgatttcgttttatttttacacaaAGTTCAACAGCCTGTGGAAATGAAATCGTTGttctttattttgaacaaaCCACTTCTACTCTCG TTAGGGAGAAGCATGTATTCAGTCTTGATGCTGATTCTCAATAAAAACTGA
- the LOC123318397 gene encoding odorant receptor 67a-like yields the protein MITVYPAIDSYILAELFEYKCRRLIKLMQETSLSRVQDVKIVKQKFHDIVRNHQAIYQCFVLIRDILGGITAPGVTVFIPLAATVCVGFVRDFNIGYLLEFLIVIPMCYLLFQSNQRITDLGEIIQDAAYDMDWYEMDKEMNKEYIIFLMKLQRPLEIKTILFVMHKSLFLLMLRNVYSFFTVLIQMN from the exons ATGATAACAGTGTATCCAGCAATCGACTCATATATTCTGGCTGAACTTTTCGAATATAAATGTCGACGTCTGATCAAACTCATGCAGGAAACTTCCTTGAGTCGAGTGCAGGATGTGAAAATTGTGAAGCAGAAGTTTCACGATATTGTGAGAAATCATCAAGCAATTTATCA GTGTTTCGTATTGATAAGGGATATATTAGGTGGTATAACAGCTCCAGGTGTCACAGTTTTCATCCCTCTCGCTGCAACTGTATGTGTTGGTTTTGTGAGG GATTTCAATATTGGATATTTGCTGGAGTTTTTGATAGTTATTCCTATGTGCTATTTACTCTTTCAATCCAATCAGAGAATTACAGATTTG GGAGAAATTATTCAAGATGCAGCTTATGATATGGACTGGTATGAAATGGATAAAGAAATGAATaaagaatatattatatttcttaTGAAACTGCAGAGACCTCTGGAGATCAAGACAATTTTGTTCGTCATGCATAAATCATTATTTCTTTTG ATGCTGCGAAACGTGTACTCTTTCTTCACGGTGTTGATTCAAATGAATTGA
- the LOC123318398 gene encoding uncharacterized protein LOC123318398, producing the protein MDFRHFEKIEQKLVHGFKRIFILLLIVVVIIVYGLVQFICRASGDEILKSYVIVALFSLLEFYVPPAQVLMYYWQTENMVKFISQYMDACRGISGHSRKFYRVLTTRRILFKSVVRFIGLTIMTAHIMKGSSCSDKDLRFVCGLYVPLWFPFETNYFPVREIVEIIEILFTYRLLMITVYQSIDSYILAELFEYKCRRLIKLMQKTSLSRVQNVKIVKQKFHYIVDNHQEIYQCFVLIRNILGGIIAPGVTIFIPVTANVSVAFMRDFNIGHLEEFLVTITVSYFCMDSSQRIKDLGEIIQGTAYDMDWYEMDKEMNKEFIIFLMKLRRPFEMKAILFVLEKPFFLSVNLYSLLLSRQFFKY; encoded by the exons ATGGATTTTCGACACTTCGAGAAAATCGAGCAGAAATTGGTTCACGGATTCAAGAGAATATTCATATTGCTTTTGATAGTTGTGGTTATTATTGTGTATGGACTCGTTCAATTTATATGTAGGGCTTCTGGTG atgaaattttgaagtcGTATGTGATAGTCGCCCTGTTCAGCCTGCTAGAATTTTACGTCCCACCAGCACAGGTATTGATGTACTATTGGCAAACCGAAAATATGGTAAAATTTATAAGCCAATACATGGATGCATGTAGAGGAATATCAGGGCATTCGAGGAAATTTTATAGGGTCTTAACAACCCGGAGAATTCTTTTCAAAAGCGTCGTACGCTTCATCGGGTTAACTATCATGACTGCTCATATTATGAAGGGTAGTTCTTGTTCCGATAAAGATCTAAGATTTGTTTGTGGCCTTTACGTACCATTGTGGTTTCCCTTTGAAACAAACTACTTTCCAG TGAGAGAAATCGTtgaaatcatcgaaatattgtTTACGTATCGCCTATTAATGATAACAGTGTACCAATCAATAGATTCATATATTCTGGCTGAACTTTTCGAATATAAATGTCGACGTCTGATCAAACTTATGCAGAAAACTTCCTTGAGTCGAgtgcagaatgtaaaaattgTAAAACAGAAGTTTCACTATATTGTGGACAATCATCAAGAGATTTATCA GTGTTTCGTTTTGATCAGAAACATATTAGGTGGGATAATAGCTCCAGGTGTCACAATTTTCATTCCAGTGACTGCAAACGTATCAGTTGCTTTTATGAGG gatttcaaTATTGGCCATTTAGAGGAGTTTTTAGTAACTATTACTGTAAGCTATTTTTGCATGGATTCCAGTCAGAGGATTAAGGATTTG GGGGAAATTATTCAAGGGACAGCTTATGATATGGATTGGTACGAAATGGATAAAGAAATGAATaaagaatttattatatttcttATGAAGCTCCGAAGGCCTTTCGAGATGAAGGCAATATTGTTCGTCTTGGAGAAGCCATTCTTTCTTTCGGTAAATTTATATTCGCTATTACTTTCaagacaatttttcaaatattga